ggactggaggatagcaaatgtcactccagtctacaagaagggcaagaaggaggacacgggtaactatagaccggtcagcctcacctccatccctggaaaggtgatggagcaacttgtccttggcactctctctaggcatatcaaggacatgggggtcatcaagagcagtcaacatggttttaccaagggtaagtcatgtttgactaaccctatagccttctatgaggaaattactaggtggatagatgatggtagagcggtagatgtggtctatcttgatttcagtaaagcatttgacaccgtctcccacagcatccttgtagataagttgatcaagtatgggtttgatgatcaggcagtgaggtggatcaagaactggttgaaaggaagaagtcagagagttgtagtcaatggggcagaatctagctggaggcctgtgactagtggagtccctcaggggtcggtactgggaccggtgttgttcaacatcttcatcagtgacctggatgagggtacagagtGTACCTTCAgcgagtttgctgatgacaccaagctgggaggagtggctgacacaccagaaggctgtgctgccattcagagagacttagacaggctggagacttgggcggggaataacctgatgaagttcaacaagggcaagtgtagagttttgcatttggggaagaaaaacgtcatgtaccagtacaggttgggggctgacctgcttgagagcagtgtaggtgaaagggacctgggggtcctgctagacaggaggatgaccatgagccagcagtgcgcccttgtggctaagaaggccaatggcatcctggggtgcattagaaagggtgtggttagtcggtcaagagaggttctcctccccctctattctgcattggtgaggccgcatctggagtattgtgtccagttctgggcccctcagttcaagaaggacagggaactgctggaaagagtccagcgcagagccacaaagatgattaagggagttgcacatctgccttatgaggaaaggctgagggagctgggtctctttagtttggagaaaaggagaccgaggggtgacctcatcaatgtttagaaatacgtaaagggtgagtgtcaagaagatggagttaagcttttttcagtgatgaccagtgataggacaaggagtaatggatgcaaattggagcataggaggtttaaggtgaatatcagaaaaattttttttactgtgagagtgacagagcactggaacaggctgcctagagaggtcgtggagtctccttcgctggagacattcaaaacctgcctggacgccttcctgtgtgatgtactctaggtgaccctgctctggcaggggggttggacaagatgatctgtcgaggtcccttccaacccctgggattctatgattctatgatttgggCCTACTGCTAGTGAGTGGCAAAACCCTTTTGTGTGAGCTTATCTGtagttttaggaaaaaatacaagggtccttggagaagaaagaagccattGAACAGGGACTAGGAATGCCTGCTGTAAGGAATTCTGCTGTTCTGTGGGGACACCCTCTGAGTGCCTAGATCCATTCTGGTGGATGCTGGTGGCACCGTCTTCCTCTGCCGAGTAGACACAATTTTTTCTGGatcaatatttatatttattttgcgCCTCCAGCTCTAGAGAGCTGTACCCACCTTGTAGGACATGACACATAGTCACCTGGTAACTGATGTCATGGTGCTGCACGATGTCACAATCCactccccaccctgcccagctTGTATAAATACCCCAGCAGCCCACTGCTCTGTGGTGTGTTGCACACTGACACTGGAGCATCAGCACAGTCTTGGACTGCACTGAGTTCCTACATTCAGCAAACGCTGCCCTAGCATCCAGTCCAGAGTCATGGAGCTACGGTCAGGGCGCCGCCTGATGCCTCTGGAGAACACGGGAGCCTCCTGTGGGCCTCCCCAGCCTAAGAGGAGGCGTCAAGACCCCAATGAGAAAGGTGAGCGTGGAGCATCCCTCCAGACACACATCAGAGGGGATTTTGGCCAGTGCCCAGCTGTGCAAACAGAGGCCCCTGTGCCATGggaaggtgctccagcctgtgccccatcctgctcctggtGCTAAGCCCCAGACCCACGGTGTGGTGCTAGGGGTGATGGTGCCACTGTCCCCCACagtgtgcaggctgtgccagcgAGCAGATGCAGACCCCATGGTGGTTGGAGAGTTATGTCGTCAGGACAGGCTCTCTGTCCATGAGAACTGCCTGGTGAGTCCCTGGGACTTGAtgcccctgctccccatcctgcaccaccagcagccccaggcatgAACCCTCTTGGCCTCTCTTGCAGTACCATGCCAGTGGGCTGACTCAGAGGGGAGCTGACAACGAGGGCTTCTACGGCTTTCTCCTTCCTGACATCCAACAGGAGATAAAGCGGGTGGCAACGAAGGTGAGTCTTGGGGGGCATATGTCCCCACCATGGCCCCCATTTTCCTCCTTCAAAAAGGCCCATTTCTGTGGAAATGGGGGATTTGGAAAGGATGGATGTCTTTATCTGTGGCCCAGTGTCACCGGCCAGGTGGCCACTGAAGCATGGCAGGGTTGTGCTGGGCGAAACGGGCTCCCCGGTGCGTGCGGCACTGACGCTGTCCACTTCTGTGCTGTCCCCAGAGGTGCTGCTTCTGCCACCAGCCGGGTGCCTCGGTCACCTGCCGGGGTCGGCTGCATCGCTCATCCGGCTGGAGCCACAGGCGCCGCTGCTCCCGCACCTTTCATTTCCcctgtgggagggagggagagtgCATCTCCCAGTTCTTTGGGGAGTACAAGTGAGTGGAGCTGCCCCATGAGGATGGGGATGGGCCGGGACAGAGGAGGGCTGGGTCTGAACTGTCTTCTGTGTCCCACAGGTCCTTCTGCTCGAAGCACCGGCCGGTACAGCGGCTGCGGGGAATGCAGCAGCACCGGACCCCCTGCCTCTTCTGCCTGGAGCCAGTGTCGGAGCAGCCCTGTTTTGACACCCTGGTGTGTCCTGCCTGCGCCAGCGCCTGGCTCCACCGCAGCTGTATCCAGGTAGGCAGCattgcccccagccctgctgtcatCACCCCTGGTTGTCACCCCATCGCCCAGCTCTGGGGCTAAGGGGGAGGTGAAGGGGCCCCCCCTCCAGCTGCCACGGGTGCTGATGGCTGCTCTGTCCCAGGCAATGGCGCTGAGCTCAGGCCCGCACCTCTTCCGCTGCCCGCACTGCCGAGACACGGAGCAGTTCCTGCCCGAGATGTTGCGGCTGGGGATAAAAATCCCTGACAGGTCAGTGCCCTGCCCTCTGCCTCATGCCCCTCTGTGATGCTCCAGTCAgtccccttcctgcctccccagatgctggggggggtggggggtgcgGGGTAGGgaccctccccagggctgaacATTCCCTGACTCCCACAGAGATGCTTCCTGGGAGCATGAGATCTTTGAGGATTTTGGCCCAGGACAACCAGAGCGTCCAGGAACTTCGGCCTGGGACAACGAGGCCTTCCAGGATGGTGAAGATCACCAGCCCTTCAGTGACATCTAGGAGCATCACAGCTCCTAGTGGGAGCCAGAGCAGGCGCAGGAGAGCGGGTGCGTGCCAGTGGCCCCAGTCTTCACAGCCCCAGTGACAGACAATGCCTTCATCCCCTGCTttgggcagggatggaggtgcTCTGGGGTGCCGAGCCGGGCACAGTGGCTGCCAAGGAGGATTGGGGGAAACAGGGTGGAGGTGGACTCAGCACAGCGCCAGGGCTGGCACCCCGCACATCTTGGGGGTGGTTGGTTACTTTGCATGTTGTTGCTCCCCCAGGCCCTGGAgacttctgctctgcagctcctatGGCTCCTGTGGaacccaccagctctgcagcaccctgGGAGAAGATGCCAACTCCTGGGAGTGCAGTGACTGCAGTGATACAGGCACTGGTGAGGGGTGCAGCCAGGGGGACAGGCCACGTGGGACTGGGGGACAGGTGCTGAGTTGTGCTTTGGGGAGGGAGTGACACACAGGGCTTGTGCTCATCCTCTCCCTGGCCCTTCCTTCACAGGGTCCCCTGCCTCAGCCAGCACAGACTCCAgtcccctggcacagggaccCTCACCTCAACCCCACAGTTTCCCTCACCAAACTCCTGGGACTTAAAGCACCTTGGTGAAATCTGAACTTCCTCCACTACAGGCTGTAGCTGCAAGTTCCAGCCCCTTGGCACTGTCTCCTCTGTCATTtggaggaggagctgcctgcagacacaGAAGATGTTTCTTAAttaccaacaaaaaaaaaaaacagaggaaagcacagttcaataacaaataaaattcaTTCCTCTAATGTATATTAAGTCCACATTGCTTCCCCTGGAGTCTACTTGCCGCAGCAGATAACCTTAGACCAATGGAAACACTGACATTCTGTGTCAGGTCCAGACCCCAAGATCCCTCCAAACATCCCCTGTCCTGGGCCCTCTCCATAGCTGCTCTTGGCACACAGCCAGATACACACTGAAGTCACAAGGTCCCCCTCATCTTTTATTCCCTGCAGGGAAAAGTACAGGTGTCTCTAGTGTAGGTGAAGGCAAGGAGGAGAGTTGCCTCCTCTGTTGGACAGCTTGGGTTCAACTGCCCAGGATGCCCTTTCTAGTCAAGAGGATCACTTGTCTTAACTGAGATGTTTTGGGTCCTTTGATAATGGGCATGTTCACATGGCATGGGGCCTGCTGGCCAAAGATGGAGGGGAACTGTCTCCAAGGGTGAAAAGGATTTTTGGCCAGGAGTTGGTGgggatgaccatgagccagcagtgcgcccttgtggctaagaaggccaatggcatcctggggtgcattagaaagggtgtggttagtcggtcaagagaggttctcctccccctctattctgcattggtgaggccgcatctggagtattgtgtccagttctgggcccctcagttcaagaaggacagggaactgctggaaagagtccagcgcagagccacaaagatgattaagggagttgcacatctgccttatgaggaaaggctgagggagctgggtctctttagtttggagaaaaggagaccgaggggtgacctcatcaatgtttagaaatacgtaaagggtgagtgtcaagaagatggagttaagcttttttcagtgatgaccagtgataggacaaggagtaatggatgcaaattggagcataggaggtttaaggtgaatatcagattttttttttttttactgtgagagtgacagagcactggaacaggctgcctagagaggttgtggagtcttcttcaccggagatattcaaaacccgcctggacgccttcctgtgtgatgtactctaggtgaccctgctctggcaggggggttggactagatgatctttcgaggtcccttccaacccctaggattctatgattctatggtttagtatctagggttaagggtctggggtccCGTGTCTATGGTCTAATGtgtagggtttaggctgtgggcttaagggtctagagttacggtCTAGGGTCTGAacttaagtgcccagggtcaaggatctagggtctaggtcTCAGTATCTAGgtttaaaggtctagggtccagtgaCTAGGGTCTAGCGtgtagggtttaggctgtaggtttAAGTGTCTAGAGTTATgagtctagggtctggagttaattGCCGAGGATCAAGGTTTTAGGGTCTACattttagtatctagggttaagggtctagggtccacaaGAGTCCCAGCAGGGGGCAGCTCAGTGAGCTCCTCACCTTGGTGATATCTGTGGCACTGGTCATAATGAGCAGGGCCATGTCCTGAGCCTCCCAACCATCATGGagctcctcatcctcctctggCAGTGTCGTCACTGAGGTGGCAAAGACACAGGAGATTGTAAGACCCAGCAGCTTTGTTGGCAAGCTGAACAAATCCTGAGCAGATCTTGGAGGAAGGAATGGCCAAGGAGGGAGGTTATGAGCCCCAGCCAGGGGAAGAGCTGGTTGGCAGCAGGGTAAAGAAAAGGGGGGCCTGTTGCTAGTGTGTGCATCCCAATGCTCCTGGCCTGAGAAACCCTACAGACCTGGAGCTCTGGGGCCATCCCACAATTAGACCATGGTTGGAAAAGTGGTGCTGgggggaaggctctgggggctggagagctgcaagGCAGGGGCACCGGCTCTTGAGGGGAGGTGAGAAGAAGGAGGACTGGGGCTGCCTCATGTTTGAAGGAGCTACTCAGCTACATGGAATCAGCAAGAGCCTGGGAGAGAGCATGTGGGTCAGGAGCAGAGGAGCGGCAGTGATGGGGACATGGTGGTGCCCCCACCCAGCCCAACAACGGTCTGTCACAATGCCCGAGAGGGCAAGCAGATGTATTGGGTGATGCTGGTGTGCAGAGGGGTGCAGCCCACCACAGCTTCTCTTACAGTTCTGTTGGATGAGTATGAAGAGGGAATGAAGAACATCAAAAGCCACCTTGCAGGTCCCTGACTCCTTGAATGACgtgagcaggaggagctgtcccagcagctgtacaagcatTGGGATCTGGGTGTCCCTACTGGAGGCTCGCCTGTGCTCATTTGGAGCAGCTTGGGTGAGGGAGGCAGAACAGCAGAAGGGCTGAgggctcccagagcagcagctgggcagcagccccgcacagggagagctgcagggagggaagatGGCCTGGCTGGAGGACGCCTGGTCCTTACCTTCCATGAGCCCAGAAAATGGAGCAGATTCCCAATCCTCCCCATGCTCCTCTGACACACAGAGGCTTCCTTGGAGGTGGtgaagctcagcagctgctgggaagagagaagCTGCTGGTTTGCCATGGGAGCAGACACGtgttccagcaggagcagcacagctcagctcctgggctggaCTCACACAGCCCACCAAGGCTCCCTCTGCTCTACAGCAAAGGCTGGAGGGGGGTTCCTGCCCCGAGGGGCCCTCTCAGGCTTGGGACAAATGCCCAGACCAGTCTTGTGGCCAGGCAGGAGGCAGATGCCACCCTCTTCAGCCACTGTGCTCCAGAAGAGCCTGGTGGGCAGCCCCTTGTTACCTCAGGGAGGTGGACACCCCCCTGCAGTCTCTGTGGCACTGGCCTGGGGACCATCCACTCCAGAGTGGACAATCCCTGTCCCCCAGGGTGAGGAACAGCCCCACTCTCTGCACATGCCAGACCTGGAAGATCATCTGCAGCAACTTGTTGTGCCTGGAGGTGGGAATGTTGAGCAGCCACTCCTCCAGCATGGTGTTCAGGGCTTCCAGGGCCTGCCAGGAGGACAAAGTGCCAGTGTGGTGGCTTTGGCCCTAGCCTGGAttcttgctgcagctgctcaacAGCTGTTTGCAGAGCCCTCCCCATCCCttgtgtgtcctggtttgggagTGagcaacaacaaagaaccagccatgtggCCACCAACTCACCACCCCTCCATGCACACACACGAGGGGAagggaggacaaacccaactagaagcttgTGGGTTGAGACAAGGAtaaggagggttcactcaccaattatggTCATGGGCCAAAAAGACTcaatttaggggaaaaaaaaaaaaaaaagccaatttaagttcacactaatcaaatgcagACAGGACACAGATAcgcacagagcagggctcacacacgttaccccaccccctcccttcttcccgggcccaaatcactttgttccccatttctctccctccttccccccaggcacagggggatggggtttagagtcaggtcatgggctggtggttcctgctgctccttcctcctcagcaagaaggattcctcacagcctgccctgcttccccacggggtccctcccatggcagtgtcctccaccaacctctgctccatcagcccttcccagcaggcctggagctgctccagcgctgcccgcagagtCACAGGGgcttcgggaacaggcacctcccctggcctgTGGTCCTCCACAGCTGAAGATCCAAGTCCATGGGCTATAGCTTCTCCAGGCACCTTCAGGGGATGCTCTGCCTTGTTCCTCCAGGACTGCAGGGGGACAGttgccatctcaccatgggctgcaggggaacttctcaGGCAcatccttccccttcttcttcacCAACCTGGGCATCTCCACTCTggcactgctctcacctctccagcacagctcttctacctgcctctctgctctcaggtcttaGTTCTTTCATctgttaattgcagaggtgcatctattgtctctttAATGGCTTGGCTAGGCCAGACATTTGGAGCTGGGGAAGCTTTTCAGCTACTTACAGGgccctggggcccctcccctgctgccaAGCCCACCCCACAACCTAAACCAGCACAACGTGCAGCACAGGCTCCACTGGGCACCCAGCCCCAGGTGTAGCAGTCCTGCACCATCTCTGCTTGCTAAGTGGCCACAGCTTcttagaaagaagaaacaggaaaaacaagggCTGGGTACACTGTGCAAACCCCCTTGACTGGTGCCCACACACCCTTCTTCCAGGTTAAGCCAGggtttctggggtttttttgcctccaGTCCCAGCTACCCAAGCCACTGGAGTcaggctgctccttcccagTAAGAATAATTGTCTCTACAGCACAATACACCTGCTATACTTATACAACCCTGCTCAGGTTCTTTGCTCAGTGTGTCACATATCAACAGCAGCCTTAGAAGGGTTTTAATACCCCTGTCTTCACCCTCTGTCCTTTTCTGGGGCAGCCAAAGTGATGACACTCCACAGTGGggggctcctggcaggacaaggggacagtgaatttattatttgttgTGTTCAGTGAAATGCAGTCAAGGGTGAAGAGGGAGCGTTTAAGGGCTGGTGTGGGCCAAAACTGCTGGTTTCTGCATACACTGAAATCACAGGGCAGGGACCCCTGGACATGCAGCCTGGGCTTCCAGAGCCTCCCATGAACCTGGTCTCTCATTCCACTAATGTGACAGGCACCTTTAGTCCACCAGGCCTCCCAAGCAGTGCTAAGGAGTTTTCTTGTAGCCATTCTTCCAGTGCAGACTCAGAGGAGGATATCCCCTGCTCCCACCATGCAGGTGCAGCTTTGCTGATGAGATCAAGATCATCCAACAGCTGTTGGTCCGGTCTCATCCCATACAGCGGGCCTCAAACAAGTTAGGTCACATATGACCAGGACTCTGAGATGACAAACAAAATCACATGCTGCCAAGAGGCATTTCAAGGTAAGTGGTACTTGCCTGAGTAGATCAAGATACCCCAGGGCCTGGAGACTAGAAAGACTTTCTTGGCAGAGTTTGCTGTGACTTTTGGgtaaggcagcagcagaagagaagacagagtGTACCCCACTGCATGAGAAAGAATAGTCCTGTGAGGTAGCTGAAAGCAAGTGGCACCCCAAAGGTCCTTGCTATGGGGCTtgcaaaaaaaagggaaatgttgATCCTGTTGCCATAAAACCAAACTTTGGATCTGACACTGGTGACATGGAGTTTCAAGTCTCCACttaagaaacagcagcaatacACAATCCTTCAAAGATGTGCAGGCAGGACCCTGTCCCTCACACTAGGAGAAGGACCGACTGCCATGAGCACAGTGTCCTTGTTCCACTCTGCAAGAGAAACTGGGCAAATCTGTAGGAAGGGGATGATGACCTTGGGTTCAGGGTAAGGCTGGCAGTCAACAATGGAAGCAGCAAGGACAATCATGGTCCTGCTGACAGGAGCCCCATACGGCCATGTGCTATAATGAGCAAGAGGGTGAATCAAAGTTGGCCTGAAACAACAATCACCATGAGACCCAAAAGTTGTTTTCCTGCCTGATTACTAAATACATAAATCAGCAACATTAccagtaatttaaataatttaataatttaaatattatgttGTAGAAAATGCAACTTGTACTTCTTAGTATTTCTGCTTTAAGAAACAGCTGGAAGTGGAGAGAGAGACTAAGGGGAACTGAAAACACACATTGGTATCAACAGGCTTAAATGTAGCATGAAAGTCTAGCCAGGACTGCAGCAGGTGAGAGATTTGCAGGGTAGTGATGCAGCCTCCTGAACAATGTGATAAGCTTTTGAGTGGACCCTGCTTGCCCCTAGAGGTCATTCTGTTCCTGTTTCTTAAAGGCATTTCTAAAACCTAATGTTACACACAGGTCTAGCTAAGAAGGTTACATTAAAAATCAACTTGAAGTAGCTCCAGAAAAGGACTATGAGGAAGGTTTTGAGAATGTTTTATTAGCACTTTAAAAGTTATTGGGTtgcttttccaaacaaaatggaaattttagAGAGGACACGTGAACTGCACTGCTGAAAGTAATTCCAGGGAAGAAATGTAACTCAAATGAAAATACTTGGGTACAAGATCAAAAAAATTGCCATGAAAAGGAAGTTAAAACTGGAAATGAGAAGCTGccagaaaacacaggaaaaaaagctaacATCTTCCTAACAGCATAGCAAGAATAGGGCCAGGAAGCTCAAGAAATGTGCAAGAGCTATTTGTCCCACACTGGTACACTGTGGATGTTATAAATTAAAGCTTGCCAACAGCAGTATCTCTGAAGTGTATTTTATTGAAATCTGGTTCTTTAGAGTTTCTGCTGGCCACCTGGACAAAGATTTCTACTTTCACCTTAATATAGAACTCAGCTTCTACAGAAAGATCATTTTCATCTGAAGCACCAGTGTGCCATCACAATTACCAAAACCTCCAATATGTGTAAGGAAATGGATATGACTGGGAAGCTCCTTACATCCAGTTATACTGGGATGTCCAGGCCCAGATCCTGAATGAGAGCAGTCAGTCTCACTGTGTGCTGTGACAAGGTGTGGATTGCAGGTAATAAGCAAAAgtcttccctctctcctgcagcATGTAGAAATTGGGAGTTCCCCAGGCTATAAATGATTAGTGCTTACGATTATCTGTGCAACATATGTTTAATTtgggctttaaaaaaacaacaacaaacaacatctattacattttcatttgatGTTCCTGAAGTTGGGCACCTATCAGTCACCGAGCACTGAGTTCATGACCATCTTGTCCTAGCAAACCTGAGAACCTGACTAGACAGCAAATTCAAACCAAGTCAAGAAGTGGTCTGCTAGGAGCTGCAGTGCAGCCTCCAGGAGGAGGACATGGCAGAGGCATTCTCCTTGCTGCTGACCCAGGACCAGATCTGAATCAGTGATGCAGGGCACTTCAAAGGCTCCAAATTCCAGAACTCTCGTGAAATTACCTGGAAGAGTAAATTGatcaaagcaaagcaaacagattGACAACAGAACAGAGGGTCACTTTATTTTCAGCTGGTAAAGGAGTTATTCTGTCATTGCAATTTGGTCtcaaagaaacagcagcaaaatctcAACTTCCGCTTTCTGTCTCAGACAATCACAGCCTACTGCAAGCACCTCAAGTCATCCTCTTCTAAACGGTGACAACTTCACCTGCTTATGGAGACCTCGTGTCTGGGAATCTCACTGCACTGGCAATCCCCTGCCACCAACTTCCTCAGAACAACCAAGATTTCACCCCCTCCACTCATGCTCACACAGGGACTGTGTTTTGATCTCGACTATGAAGCTCAGATTCCTAACTGCGCTTTCTCTAGTCCAAGTTCAGTATCTTGGAAGTGTAAGTACTGACCCCACTCTTCTGTAACTCGAGGCTTATTTTTAAGATGCTGCCAGGTTCTTACTTAAGACAACCTGCTAGGCAGGATGTTCTGGTCTTCCAAGTTTAGCATATTAATATATCCCAGAtgcaaaaaaacactttaatgtCACTAAATACACAGCAACTCTACCATCCTGTCAGGCAGAGttcctatttcttttaaaaataaatatttataaacaaaGGGAAGAGATTCAGAGAACTACAATGTTAAAAATTCTCCTGCCAACAGCACAAAtgtctttttaatgtaaagtCACAGGAATAAGCTGTACACCAACAAAACTGAAGTACTGTCTAAAAACCTTCTCTCCTCATCAGCTATCACAGTCCTCCACGGCAGGAATCCACATCTCCCATCGCAGCAACCAGCTCCTCTGTACTTCTCTAGGACTTCTCTAGGGCTGCTCAATCTCCTTTCGTGATCAGGTCCTCGATATATGCATCCAGTTCATCATCTGTATTAATATCAATATCCTGAAaccaaaagcataaaaaataacagtaaaaagtGAATCTTGAAGACCAATGCAAGAATGGACAAGACAGAGCAGCACATCATCCTCTGCAAGGCTTATACTGGCCAGCCTTTACACCCCAACTTCCAGCACTCTCCAGCTGCTGACATCTGCTGTGAAAGCACCACCAGCTTTCCTTTGCAGAGCCTGGTGGACAAACAGAGCCTGGAAACCAGTCAGCATTCGATGCTCAAACAATGCACTCAAGCAATAGATTTACTGTGCTGATCAGGGTAAAGttaggttttttggttttttttagctttaacACAGTTTCCTAGCAGTGAGCAAATGCTTCCATCTGCTTTCAGTAGCTTTTCCATTGGGTggtcttaattttatttgaagtatttttgtttattcaaAGTTTATTTACTTCATGCTTTTATTCAAACATATATTTGCTATATTAATTAAATACTTaatagaataataaataaatagatttgaCAGTGAAATTTTTATGTTAAGTATTATTTGTTTAAAGGTTTACATAGGGTTCAGAATCTAGCAACACCTTTCTGGccaagaagggggaaaaaaaatccctgcagaACACTGCCTATGCCCAGGGAAATTTTCCTGCAGTCCCATGTTTCATAGCAGAAAGGAGAAATCAAACAGAAGCTGTGCACTGTGTACATGCCATGAAAAATCCATCTGTGAAAGTTACCACTCCTCAGGATCCCCAAAGCCTGGAGCCCCAAAGGCACCAACAGCAGCAACTGCTCCTCATGGTCTGAGCCCAA
The sequence above is a segment of the Apus apus isolate bApuApu2 chromosome 16, bApuApu2.pri.cur, whole genome shotgun sequence genome. Coding sequences within it:
- the LOC127391468 gene encoding PHD finger protein 7-like yields the protein MELRSGRRLMPLENTGASCGPPQPKRRRQDPNEKVCRLCQRADADPMVVGELCRQDRLSVHENCLYHASGLTQRGADNEGFYGFLLPDIQQEIKRVATKRCCFCHQPGASVTCRGRLHRSSGWSHRRRCSRTFHFPCGREGECISQFFGEYKSFCSKHRPVQRLRGMQQHRTPCLFCLEPVSEQPCFDTLVCPACASAWLHRSCIQAMALSSGPHLFRCPHCRDTEQFLPEMLRLGIKIPDRPWRLLLCSSYGSCGTHQLCSTLGEDANSWECSDCSDTGTG